One window of Athalia rosae chromosome 2, iyAthRosa1.1, whole genome shotgun sequence genomic DNA carries:
- the LOC105692297 gene encoding multivesicular body subunit 12B produces MLTMSQLSSLLPDDRPISSIAVVEDVEKCPPNFSVVSRTYDQDSDADLWRESGLFIKKKGRYICLSKTEGLADCVVEDIVVINERELPPEGYSMIARTIDSEQKAWRKRQLCYKVRHKDLCTVAVTDIIICSRIKKAPTGFTYAGEVNGVTVCYKTSQISNNNSSSSQPYANINSFQNVSPNPSAGVPHRPAPERPPKPKFSPKPPNGAIYPQIKSNPEEGGDLDYEVLSPSAGKIKPTRPAPRPPVTSSLGNSIYATMSGTSDLDGVPFILNSLLSRDMIPAINDLPVMKVRTQKDLDKEYYYDFRVERQT; encoded by the exons ATGCTGACGATGAGTCAACTATCTTCCCTACTGCCAGACGATCGACCTATTAGTTCGATCGCCGTTGTTGAAGACGTTGAAAAATGTCCGCCAAATTTTTCTGTG GTATCTCGAACTTATGATCAGGACTCTGATGCAGATTTATGGAGAGAGAGTGGTctgtttattaaaaaaaagggcCGATATATCTGCCTGTCTAAGACTGAAGGTTTAGCTGACTGCGTGGTAGAagatattgttgttattaatgAAAGAGAACTGCCACCTGAAGGCTATTCTATGATAGCTCGCACAATTGATTCGG AACAAAAAGCTTGGCGGAAAAGGCAATTATGCTATAAAGTGAGGCACAAAGATTTGTGTACAGTGGCTGTGacagatattattatatgtagtCGTATTAAGAAAGCCCCAACAGGATTTACTTATGCTGG GGAAGTTAATGGAGTAACAGTATGCTACAAAACGagtcaaatttcaaacaacaATTCTAGTTCGTCCCAGCCTTACGCCAATATCAA TTCATTTCAAAATGTGTCTCCAAATCCGTCGGCAGGGGTTCCTCACAGACCAGCACCAGAGAGACCTCCAAAGCCAAAATTCTCACCCAAACCTCCAAATGGTGCGATTTATCCTCAGATAAAATCCAATCCAGAGGAAGGTGGGGACTTGGATTATGAGGTCCTTAGTCCCAGTGCAGGAAAAATTAAGCCAACAAGGCCCGCCCCACGTCCTCCTGTAACTTCTTCTCTTGGCAACTCTATATATGCAACTATGTCTGGGACCTCTGACCTCGACGGGGTGCCTTTCATCCTCAATTCTCTCCTCAGCAGAGATATGATTCCTGCCATT AATGATCTCCCTGTAATGAAGGTGCGGACCCAAAAGGATTTGGACAAAGAG TACTATTACGATTTTCGAGTTGAACGGCAAACATag